Proteins encoded by one window of Deltaproteobacteria bacterium:
- a CDS encoding GDP-L-fucose synthase — protein MEKDAKIYVAGHRGLAGSAITRALRTRGYERIVERTHAELDLTDARAVNNFFNKERPEYVFLAAAKVGGILANSTYPVEFIRDNLKIEISVLDAAWRFGVKRLLFLGSSCIYPRLAPQPMKEEYLMTGPFEPTNSPYALAKIAGIELCRSYNGQYGTSFLPVMPAGLYGPGADFDLVTSHVLPALIRRFHEAKRSGNDKVVIWGTGSPRREFLHVDDLANACIFLMKNYDGADLINIGWGKDISIRELAEIVSNVVGFEGTVEFDDSKPDGAPRKRLDTSKISALGWKPAIELKEGIRRTYEWFKTHFESTSGSNP, from the coding sequence GTGGAAAAGGACGCGAAGATCTACGTAGCCGGACACCGGGGTCTTGCGGGGTCCGCCATAACCAGAGCCCTCCGAACCCGGGGTTACGAGCGTATCGTCGAGCGGACACATGCTGAACTGGACCTCACGGATGCCCGGGCCGTGAACAACTTCTTCAATAAGGAACGTCCCGAATACGTGTTCCTGGCAGCCGCTAAAGTGGGGGGAATTTTAGCCAACAGTACGTATCCCGTGGAGTTTATCCGCGATAACCTGAAGATCGAAATCTCCGTCCTCGATGCCGCGTGGCGCTTCGGAGTCAAACGTCTTCTCTTTCTGGGAAGTTCGTGCATCTATCCCCGTTTGGCGCCGCAACCCATGAAAGAGGAATACCTCATGACCGGCCCGTTTGAGCCGACCAACTCTCCCTACGCCCTGGCCAAGATCGCCGGCATTGAGCTGTGCCGGTCCTATAACGGGCAGTATGGAACTTCATTTCTGCCCGTGATGCCGGCCGGTTTGTACGGTCCCGGAGCTGATTTCGACCTTGTAACAAGCCATGTACTTCCCGCATTGATCCGGAGGTTTCACGAAGCCAAACGATCGGGTAACGACAAAGTTGTAATTTGGGGAACGGGCAGTCCCCGAAGGGAGTTCCTACACGTGGATGATCTCGCCAATGCCTGCATTTTTCTAATGAAAAACTACGACGGAGCCGATTTAATCAATATTGGATGGGGCAAGGACATCAGCATCCGGGAACTGGCTGAGATCGTCTCCAACGTGGTTGGATTTGAAGGAACGGTTGAATTCGACGATTCCAAGCCGGACGGCGCCCCCAGGAAGCGGCTCGATACCTCCAAAATCTCGGCCCTTGGATGGAAGCCCGCCATCGAGCTGAAGGAAGGGATACGCAGGACGTATGAGTGGTTCAAGACGCACTTCGAATCAACGTCGGGTTCCAATCCCTGA
- a CDS encoding WecB/TagA/CpsF family glycosyltransferase produces the protein MTSEKRPRSIQILSLPVDLLTMDEVLDKVVEYVETGARPCSIFAVNPEKSITAPKDTVLRSAMCSADVIIPDGIGVVLAARILHAKRIQRITGVDLMQRICDLAAQKGYRVFLYGAKEEVNKKAAAQLQRKFPGLQVAGRCNGYIAESEMGALIERINELRAQILFLALGSPKQELWFAKHKDALTTVRVCQGIGGTLDAITGQVKRAPRIVQKLGLEWLYRLATEPKRAKRQAALPIFAWMVLKARLRASLGMPGAHRGGAN, from the coding sequence ATGACATCGGAGAAACGCCCGCGCAGTATTCAGATATTGAGCCTTCCCGTGGATCTGCTGACCATGGATGAGGTTCTTGATAAGGTGGTCGAATACGTGGAAACCGGCGCCAGGCCGTGTTCCATTTTTGCCGTAAATCCGGAAAAGAGTATCACGGCTCCCAAAGATACGGTTTTGCGTAGCGCGATGTGTTCTGCTGATGTGATCATTCCGGATGGTATAGGCGTTGTTCTTGCCGCTCGGATCCTGCACGCGAAAAGGATACAGCGGATCACCGGAGTGGATCTCATGCAACGAATTTGTGATCTCGCCGCTCAAAAAGGGTACCGAGTCTTCCTTTACGGGGCGAAGGAAGAGGTCAACAAGAAAGCCGCGGCACAGTTGCAGCGAAAGTTTCCGGGCCTGCAAGTTGCAGGAAGGTGCAACGGGTACATTGCCGAGTCCGAAATGGGGGCTTTAATAGAACGGATCAACGAGCTGCGCGCACAGATACTGTTTTTGGCTCTCGGATCTCCGAAACAAGAACTGTGGTTTGCCAAACATAAGGATGCTCTCACCACGGTTCGCGTCTGCCAGGGGATCGGGGGAACCCTGGACGCCATAACCGGCCAGGTAAAGCGCGCCCCCAGAATAGTGCAAAAGCTCGGGCTGGAATGGTTGTACAGGTTGGCCACGGAACCCAAGCGGGCCAAAAGGCAGGCTGCTTTGCCTATCTTCGCCTGGATGGTCTTGAAAGCAAGGCTTCGAGCCTCGCTCGGGATGCCGGGAGCTCACAGAGGTGGCGCCAATTAG